One Deinococcus grandis DNA window includes the following coding sequences:
- a CDS encoding 3-hydroxybutyrate dehydrogenase has translation MTQDTHKQGMEGRAALVTGGTSGIGLAIAQRLAQDGLRVAVLDLDRPQAREVAQAHGLTFVGADLSRRADCRRAVDETVAALDGLDVLVNNAGFQHIDPIAEFPEDTWDAMLHVMLTAPFLLSRYAWPHLTRSGQGRIVNVASIHGHVASPFKSAYVSAKHGLIGLTRTAALEAGEQGLTVNAICPGYVRTPLVEGQIADQARTRGLTEQEVEQKVMLEPAAIKRLLNPEDVAALASYVVSPTAWGMTGAVLDLDLGWTAR, from the coding sequence ATGACGCAGGACACGCACAAGCAGGGCATGGAAGGCAGGGCCGCGCTCGTCACGGGCGGCACGAGTGGCATCGGGCTGGCGATCGCGCAGCGGCTCGCGCAGGATGGATTGCGGGTGGCGGTGCTGGATCTGGACCGCCCGCAGGCGCGCGAGGTGGCTCAGGCGCACGGCCTCACGTTCGTCGGGGCGGACCTGTCGCGCCGGGCGGACTGCCGCCGCGCGGTGGACGAGACGGTGGCGGCGCTGGATGGCCTGGACGTGCTGGTGAACAACGCGGGCTTCCAGCACATCGATCCGATCGCGGAGTTCCCGGAGGACACCTGGGACGCGATGCTGCACGTGATGCTCACCGCGCCGTTCCTGCTGAGCCGGTACGCGTGGCCGCACCTGACCCGCTCCGGGCAGGGGCGGATCGTGAACGTGGCGAGCATCCACGGGCACGTGGCCAGCCCCTTCAAGAGTGCGTACGTCAGCGCGAAGCACGGCCTGATCGGCCTGACCCGCACGGCGGCGCTGGAGGCCGGGGAGCAGGGTCTGACCGTGAACGCCATCTGCCCGGGGTACGTGCGCACGCCGCTGGTCGAGGGTCAGATTGCCGATCAGGCCCGTACGCGCGGCCTGACCGAGCAGGAGGTCGAGCAGAAGGTCATGCTGGAACCCGCCGCGATCAAGCGCCTCCTGAACCCGGAGGACGTGGCGGCGCTGGCGAGTTACGTGGTCAGTCCGACGGCGTGGGGCATGACGGGCGCGGTGCTGGACCTGGACCTGGGCTGGACCGCCCGGTAA
- a CDS encoding CAP domain-containing protein: MQTAQRTLGALAALVALGLPATAQSSAEGQLVARLNQVRAQGVTCPGSGQRPVAGSMTFTPALAAAARQQAGYMSATGRITHTGAGGSTPRVRAASTGVNAVSVTEIVFMGGSQNPESAIRWWLQSPVHCFWMNERRYTHVGAAVVQGARGTAYVMVLSSQPR, encoded by the coding sequence ATGCAGACCGCCCAGCGCACGCTGGGAGCCCTGGCGGCCCTCGTGGCCCTGGGACTTCCCGCCACGGCCCAGTCCTCCGCAGAGGGGCAACTCGTCGCGCGCCTGAACCAGGTGCGTGCCCAGGGCGTCACCTGCCCCGGCAGCGGCCAGCGGCCCGTCGCGGGCAGCATGACCTTCACGCCCGCCCTGGCCGCCGCCGCCCGCCAGCAGGCCGGATACATGAGCGCCACCGGTCGTATCACCCACACCGGCGCTGGCGGCAGCACCCCCCGCGTGCGCGCCGCCAGCACCGGCGTGAACGCCGTCAGCGTCACCGAGATCGTCTTCATGGGCGGCAGCCAGAACCCGGAAAGCGCGATCCGCTGGTGGCTGCAAAGCCCCGTGCACTGCTTCTGGATGAACGAACGCCGCTACACCCACGTCGGCGCCGCCGTCGTGCAGGGCGCCCGCGGCACCGCGTACGTGATGGTCCTCAGCAGCCAACCCCGCTAA
- a CDS encoding BTAD domain-containing putative transcriptional regulator: protein MTLPWRDLTSVRRTRLPAVRGAVARERLLAALDARVLLVTAPAGYGKTTALAGAATGRPGPVAWLTLDGDDADPLVLAASLSLAVQALPGGARPGDALGAGASPRRVAGLVADVLDDCGALLVLDEAQSLSGTPGADLLAELLAPGEGRVALLSRTALDLPDLTRLEVSGDGARLSAAELAFTPAEIAALFAAQGLTLSGAEVRTAHAVTEGWPIAARFLAQAAAQGRVTLGDLADLEGGDAPLGTLFTYLAQEVLGPLDPALRDLLTRSSVFEELIPALLEDALNEPRSRTLLETLAGSGTFLTRAGEDTYRAHPLLRAHLRGLLPPEEARAVAARGAAFFERTGRLRRALAAHLLAGNAARAATLLAGRGGVWLAQGRVTLVDRSLSRLPRAVWTPALHALAGDALRLASRYDEARAEYALAEPLERALGEVRLALDTVQPEQAWGPLDMAAALIGEDRQAELRRLRAENLLNAGQLAEAVALEPELRGGARYALRSGDLDAALARAQALADGETGGARAAQNHREGLLLASFIHAARGEVHDAGACARRGLSEGERLESPFVQSLALARLGHAQQAAGDFAAARESYDAALRQAQPVTGRLRVEPLMGLAALAGRAGDGARAQALTAEARGQTGGDSYMAGLLILTSALGLAQGPQAAQAVPGLQEAAALFGACGDAFGQAAAALALFALDAGPAEGAAQAATAYPFLLGRPSLFAPAATRAGRAALLAHLGDAQPGARGPLTGAARLLGYPAVPDPADTPGFEVRVQVLGRVAVTREDGRVREWGRAKARDLLALLAVHPAGLPREAAQEALFPDADPGVGERNFRVTLHALGQVLEEGARSGVFVERGDWLRLRPGADLHVDLAAAWAQLGQAAGTPGRLDALLALPPALADVDLEDVAREAERYAAALPEALAAEADVALALARPDRAALAAARALSLDPAHEPAARALMRAQHALGRGAAAGRVHAALSAALADLGLKPLPETQALWQALSGARA, encoded by the coding sequence GTGACCCTTCCCTGGCGGGACCTGACGTCCGTGCGGCGCACGCGGCTGCCGGCGGTGCGCGGCGCGGTGGCGCGCGAGCGGCTGCTCGCGGCGCTGGACGCCCGCGTGCTGCTCGTGACCGCACCTGCCGGGTACGGCAAGACGACGGCGCTGGCGGGCGCGGCCACGGGTCGGCCCGGCCCGGTCGCGTGGCTGACGCTGGATGGCGACGACGCCGATCCGCTGGTGCTGGCGGCCAGCCTGTCGCTGGCGGTGCAGGCGCTGCCGGGGGGCGCGCGGCCCGGGGACGCGCTGGGCGCGGGGGCGTCGCCGCGCCGGGTGGCGGGACTGGTGGCGGACGTGCTCGACGACTGCGGAGCGCTGCTGGTGCTGGACGAGGCGCAGAGCCTGTCCGGGACGCCAGGGGCGGACCTGCTCGCCGAACTGCTCGCGCCCGGCGAGGGCCGCGTGGCGCTGCTGTCGCGCACGGCGCTGGACCTGCCGGACCTGACGCGGCTGGAGGTGTCGGGGGACGGGGCGCGCCTGTCGGCGGCGGAACTGGCGTTCACCCCAGCCGAGATCGCGGCGCTGTTCGCGGCGCAGGGCCTGACGCTGTCGGGCGCGGAGGTCCGCACGGCACACGCGGTGACCGAGGGCTGGCCGATCGCGGCGCGCTTCCTGGCGCAGGCGGCGGCGCAGGGCCGCGTGACTCTGGGGGACCTGGCGGACCTGGAAGGCGGGGACGCGCCGCTGGGGACGCTGTTCACGTACCTCGCGCAGGAGGTGCTGGGACCGCTCGATCCGGCGCTGCGGGACCTCCTGACGCGCAGCAGTGTGTTCGAGGAGCTGATCCCGGCGCTGCTGGAGGACGCGCTGAACGAGCCGCGCTCGCGGACGCTGCTGGAGACGCTGGCGGGCAGCGGGACGTTCCTGACCCGGGCGGGCGAGGACACGTACCGGGCGCATCCGCTGCTGCGCGCGCACCTGCGGGGCCTGCTGCCGCCGGAGGAGGCGCGGGCGGTGGCGGCGCGCGGCGCGGCGTTCTTCGAGCGGACGGGGCGGCTGCGGCGGGCGCTGGCGGCGCACCTGCTGGCCGGGAACGCGGCGCGCGCAGCGACGCTGCTGGCCGGGCGGGGTGGGGTGTGGCTGGCGCAGGGGCGGGTGACGCTGGTGGACCGCAGCCTGTCGCGCCTGCCGCGCGCGGTGTGGACTCCGGCGCTGCACGCCCTGGCCGGGGACGCCCTGCGGCTGGCGAGCCGATACGACGAGGCCCGCGCCGAGTACGCCCTCGCGGAACCGCTGGAGCGCGCGCTGGGCGAGGTCCGGCTGGCGCTGGATACCGTGCAGCCCGAGCAGGCCTGGGGACCGCTGGACATGGCAGCCGCGCTGATCGGCGAGGACCGGCAGGCCGAACTGCGTCGCCTGCGGGCCGAGAACCTGCTGAACGCCGGACAGCTGGCGGAGGCCGTGGCGCTGGAACCCGAGCTGCGCGGCGGGGCGCGTTACGCGCTGCGCTCCGGGGATCTGGACGCCGCGCTGGCGCGCGCGCAGGCGCTGGCGGACGGCGAGACGGGCGGCGCGCGGGCCGCGCAGAACCACCGCGAGGGCCTGCTGCTGGCGAGTTTCATTCACGCGGCGCGCGGCGAGGTGCACGACGCCGGGGCGTGTGCCCGCCGGGGCCTGAGCGAGGGCGAGCGGCTGGAGAGCCCGTTCGTGCAGTCGCTGGCGCTGGCGCGGCTGGGGCACGCGCAGCAGGCGGCGGGGGACTTCGCGGCGGCCCGCGAGAGTTACGACGCGGCGCTGCGGCAGGCGCAGCCGGTCACGGGTCGCCTGCGGGTCGAGCCGCTGATGGGCCTCGCGGCGCTGGCGGGCCGGGCGGGGGACGGGGCGCGCGCGCAGGCCCTGACCGCCGAGGCACGTGGGCAGACCGGCGGGGACAGCTACATGGCGGGGCTGCTGATCCTGACGTCCGCGCTGGGACTGGCGCAGGGCCCGCAGGCGGCGCAGGCCGTCCCGGGATTGCAGGAGGCCGCCGCGCTGTTCGGGGCGTGCGGGGACGCCTTCGGGCAGGCGGCGGCGGCGCTGGCGCTGTTCGCGCTGGACGCCGGGCCAGCCGAGGGGGCCGCGCAGGCTGCCACGGCGTACCCGTTCCTGCTGGGCCGCCCGTCCCTGTTCGCCCCGGCCGCCACCCGCGCGGGCCGCGCGGCGCTGCTGGCCCACCTGGGCGACGCGCAGCCCGGCGCGCGCGGCCCGCTGACCGGCGCGGCCCGCCTACTGGGGTACCCGGCGGTGCCGGACCCGGCCGACACGCCGGGCTTCGAGGTGCGCGTGCAGGTGCTGGGCCGCGTGGCCGTCACCCGCGAGGACGGCCGGGTGCGCGAGTGGGGCCGCGCGAAGGCCCGGGACCTGCTGGCCCTGCTGGCCGTCCACCCGGCGGGCCTGCCGCGCGAGGCCGCGCAGGAGGCGCTGTTCCCCGACGCCGACCCGGGCGTGGGCGAACGGAATTTCCGCGTGACCCTGCACGCCCTGGGGCAGGTGCTGGAGGAGGGCGCGCGCAGCGGCGTGTTCGTGGAACGCGGCGACTGGCTGCGCCTGCGCCCCGGCGCGGATCTGCACGTCGATCTGGCCGCCGCCTGGGCGCAGCTGGGGCAGGCGGCAGGCACCCCGGGCCGCCTGGACGCCCTGCTGGCGTTGCCCCCCGCGCTGGCGGACGTGGATCTGGAGGACGTGGCCCGCGAGGCCGAGCGGTACGCGGCGGCGCTCCCCGAAGCCCTTGCGGCGGAAGCCGACGTGGCGCTGGCGCTGGCCCGCCCGGACCGGGCCGCACTGGCCGCTGCGCGCGCCCTGAGCCTCGACCCGGCGCACGAACCGGCGGCGCGGGCCCTGATGCGCGCGCAGCACGCGCTGGGGCGCGGCGCGGCGGCCGGGCGGGTGCACGCGGCCCTGTCGGCGGCGCTGGCGGACCTGGGCCTGAAGCCCCTGCCGGAGACGCAGGCGCTGTGGCAGGCGCTGTCCGGCGCGCGGGCCTGA
- a CDS encoding PLP-dependent aminotransferase family protein: MTSDVQSEALAQARAAYDAVKAKGLKLNMQRGQPADADFDLSNGLLTALGETDTHMDGLDLRNYPGGVAGLPSARAMFGAYLDLKPENVIVWNNASLELQGYVLTFALLHGPRGWQPWAGQNPKMIVTTPGYDRHFLLLQTLGFELLTVDMQPDGPDVEAIERLAAADASVKGVLFVPTYSNPGGETISAGKARRLAGVKAAAPDFTIFADDAYRAHHLSPDPAGQDTPVNLVTLSRDAGYPDRTFVFASTSKITFAGAGLGFVGSSEDNVRWLSKFLNAQSIGPNKVEQARHVKFLQAYPGGLEGLMKDHAALIAPKFRAVDEVLRAELGDGGEFASWGSPRGGYFISLDTTAPVASRVVQLADEAGVSLTPAGATYPGGRDPHDRNIRLAPTRPPVEEVYEAMRAVATCVRLATEEYRAQQG; the protein is encoded by the coding sequence ATGACGAGTGACGTGCAGAGTGAGGCCCTGGCGCAGGCGCGCGCAGCGTACGACGCGGTGAAGGCGAAGGGCTTGAAGCTGAACATGCAGCGCGGCCAGCCCGCCGACGCGGACTTCGACCTGAGTAACGGCCTGCTGACCGCGCTGGGTGAAACGGACACGCACATGGACGGCCTGGACCTGCGCAACTACCCCGGGGGCGTGGCGGGCCTGCCGTCCGCGCGGGCGATGTTCGGCGCGTACCTGGACCTGAAACCCGAGAACGTGATCGTGTGGAACAACGCCAGCCTGGAACTCCAGGGCTACGTCCTGACGTTCGCGCTGCTGCACGGCCCGCGTGGCTGGCAGCCCTGGGCGGGGCAGAACCCGAAGATGATCGTCACGACGCCCGGGTACGACCGGCACTTCCTGCTGCTGCAGACGCTGGGCTTCGAGCTGCTGACCGTGGACATGCAGCCCGACGGCCCGGACGTCGAGGCCATCGAGCGACTGGCCGCGGCGGACGCGAGCGTGAAGGGCGTGCTGTTCGTCCCCACGTACTCGAACCCCGGCGGGGAGACGATCAGCGCCGGGAAGGCCCGCCGACTGGCCGGGGTGAAGGCGGCCGCGCCGGACTTCACGATCTTCGCGGACGACGCGTACCGCGCCCACCACCTCTCCCCCGACCCGGCGGGGCAGGACACGCCGGTGAACCTCGTGACGCTGTCGCGCGACGCCGGGTACCCGGACCGGACGTTCGTGTTCGCCAGCACCAGCAAGATCACCTTCGCGGGCGCCGGGCTGGGCTTCGTGGGCAGCAGCGAGGACAACGTCAGGTGGCTGTCGAAGTTCCTGAACGCGCAGAGCATCGGCCCGAACAAGGTCGAGCAGGCCCGCCACGTGAAGTTCCTCCAGGCGTACCCCGGCGGGCTGGAGGGCCTGATGAAGGATCACGCGGCGCTGATCGCCCCGAAGTTCCGCGCGGTGGACGAGGTGCTGCGCGCGGAACTGGGGGACGGCGGCGAGTTCGCCAGCTGGGGCAGTCCGCGCGGCGGGTACTTCATCAGCCTGGACACGACCGCGCCGGTCGCGTCGCGCGTGGTGCAGCTGGCGGACGAGGCCGGTGTGAGCCTCACCCCGGCGGGCGCCACGTACCCGGGCGGGCGGGACCCGCATGACCGCAACATCCGCCTCGCGCCGACCCGCCCGCCGGTCGAGGAGGTCTACGAGGCGATGCGCGCCGTGGCGACCTGCGTGCGGCTGGCCACCGAGGAGTACCGCGCGCAGCAGGGCTGA
- a CDS encoding LabA-like NYN domain-containing protein, whose translation MQYVVHRPRVGVFIDTQNLYHSARDLMERTVNFETILKTATEDRELVHAISYTVERENEATARPFIYKLSTLGFKVRRMNLTLHHVTDGGKAIYEGNWDMGIVADMVRLMDHLDIVVLGSGDGDFTDIVEVLQERGKRVEVIAFREHTAQKLVDAADRFTHLPDIDGGLMPARQTRAATPKTEE comes from the coding sequence ATGCAATACGTAGTGCACCGCCCCCGCGTCGGGGTGTTCATCGACACGCAGAACCTCTACCACTCGGCCCGCGACCTGATGGAACGCACCGTGAACTTCGAGACGATCCTGAAGACCGCCACCGAGGACCGCGAACTCGTGCACGCCATCAGCTACACCGTGGAACGCGAGAACGAGGCCACCGCTCGCCCGTTCATCTACAAGCTGTCCACGCTGGGCTTCAAGGTGCGGCGCATGAACCTCACGCTGCACCACGTCACCGACGGCGGCAAGGCCATCTACGAGGGCAACTGGGACATGGGCATCGTGGCTGACATGGTCCGCCTGATGGACCACCTCGACATCGTGGTGCTCGGCAGCGGCGACGGGGACTTCACCGACATCGTGGAGGTGCTGCAGGAGCGCGGCAAGCGCGTGGAGGTCATCGCGTTCCGGGAGCACACCGCGCAGAAACTCGTGGACGCCGCTGACCGCTTCACGCACCTGCCCGACATCGACGGCGGCCTGATGCCCGCCCGCCAGACCCGCGCCGCCACGCCCAAGACCGAGGAGTAA
- a CDS encoding ABC transporter ATP-binding protein: protein MTDTLNRTSPTANDVGQELRIEGLAAGYGKVQVLWDVSLHAAPGEFVAVIGANGAGKTTTLRAVSGVVKPSAGRITLGGVDITRAEPSRVVALGLGHVPEGRELFPHMTVRENLELGAAMSAAARARAAETLGEVYALFPRLQERAGQLAGTLSGGEQQMVAVGRALMARPSVLVVDEPSLGLSPLMTQTVFEALKAVNAQGVTVVLVEQNVNLSLKLAHRAYVLENGQVVGEGTGAALLADPAVREAYLAL from the coding sequence ATGACCGACACACTGAATCGGACGTCCCCTACAGCGAATGACGTGGGGCAGGAACTGAGGATCGAGGGGCTGGCCGCCGGGTACGGGAAGGTGCAGGTGCTGTGGGACGTCTCGCTGCACGCCGCGCCGGGCGAGTTCGTGGCGGTGATCGGCGCGAACGGGGCGGGCAAGACGACCACGCTGCGCGCCGTGAGTGGCGTCGTGAAGCCCAGCGCGGGCCGCATCACGCTGGGTGGCGTGGACATCACGCGGGCCGAACCGAGCCGCGTGGTGGCGCTGGGCCTGGGGCACGTCCCGGAGGGCCGCGAGCTGTTCCCGCACATGACGGTGCGTGAGAACCTGGAGCTGGGCGCGGCCATGAGTGCCGCCGCCCGCGCGCGCGCCGCCGAGACGCTGGGCGAGGTGTACGCACTGTTCCCCCGCCTTCAGGAACGCGCGGGGCAGCTGGCGGGCACGCTGTCGGGCGGGGAGCAGCAGATGGTCGCGGTGGGCCGCGCGCTGATGGCCCGCCCCAGCGTGCTGGTCGTGGACGAACCCAGCCTGGGCCTGTCGCCGCTGATGACACAGACGGTGTTCGAGGCGCTGAAGGCCGTGAACGCGCAGGGCGTGACGGTCGTGCTCGTCGAGCAGAACGTGAACCTCAGCCTGAAGCTGGCGCACCGGGCGTACGTGCTGGAGAACGGGCAGGTCGTGGGGGAGGGCACGGGCGCGGCGCTGCTGGCCGACCCGGCGGTGCGTGAGGCGTATCTGGCGCTGTGA
- a CDS encoding M3 family metallopeptidase: MTATQPEATGVSNPLLNVGFRIPFDQIRPEHAEAAVDTLLAQTQAKLEDLARSGERGFAHFMADLDTLTEQLDTVNTIVHHLDSVNSSPEWHAAKMAILPKTSEFYTKLSLHPGLWAALKAFAETPEAAALDPVRARHLKLTIDEFRREGADLQGEEQARLLALNTRLAEVTSQFSKNVLDETAAFELYVPEGRLAGVPQRVQDATRRDAESKGKDGHRLTLHAPVLVPVLTYADDRELRRDLWLANSRVGQQEGRDNRPLIREILGLRREKAQLLGFRDFADYVLQDRMAGSGTRALAFERDLDARTRPAFERENDELRAFHREQVGAEAPELEAWDVSYWAEKQRQAKYDFDEEALRPYFPMNGVLAGLFEITRHVFGITVAQSEAPGWHPEVRYYTIHDEAGTHVASFYTDWFPRDSKRAGAWMNAFITGGPREHGVEPHLGLMCGNMTPPDGDTPALLSIREVETVFHEFGHLLHHALSRVEVRSLSGTSVPWDFVELPSQIMENWVMERGALDLFARHYQTGETIPEDLFGRMIAARNYRAANAAMRQYSFGLTDLSLHVEFDPEGDADHVTYARDLMATFNPTPLPEHYAMIAAFNHLFSSPVGYGAGYYSYKWAEVLDADAFSRFAQEGIFNRDTGRAFVDSVLSRGNSADPAELYREFMGRDPDADALLRRSGLLE; this comes from the coding sequence ATGACTGCAACCCAGCCCGAGGCGACCGGCGTCAGCAACCCGCTGCTGAACGTCGGCTTCCGCATCCCCTTCGACCAGATCCGCCCCGAGCACGCCGAGGCCGCCGTGGACACCCTCCTGGCGCAGACGCAGGCGAAACTCGAGGACCTCGCCCGCAGCGGCGAGCGCGGCTTCGCCCACTTCATGGCGGACCTGGACACCCTGACCGAGCAGCTCGACACGGTGAACACCATCGTGCACCACCTCGACAGCGTGAACAGCAGCCCCGAGTGGCACGCCGCGAAGATGGCGATCCTGCCCAAGACCAGCGAGTTCTACACCAAGCTCAGCCTGCACCCCGGCCTGTGGGCGGCGCTGAAGGCCTTCGCCGAGACGCCCGAGGCCGCCGCGCTGGACCCGGTGCGCGCCCGGCACCTGAAGCTCACCATCGACGAGTTCCGCCGCGAGGGCGCCGACCTGCAGGGCGAGGAGCAGGCGCGCCTGCTGGCCCTGAACACCCGCCTCGCCGAGGTGACCAGCCAGTTCAGCAAGAACGTCCTGGATGAGACGGCCGCCTTCGAGCTGTACGTGCCCGAGGGGCGACTGGCGGGCGTGCCGCAGCGCGTGCAGGACGCCACCCGCCGCGACGCGGAAAGCAAGGGCAAGGACGGCCACCGTCTGACCCTGCACGCCCCGGTCCTCGTGCCCGTCCTGACGTACGCCGACGACCGCGAGCTGCGCCGCGACCTGTGGCTCGCGAACAGCCGCGTGGGCCAGCAGGAGGGCCGCGACAACCGCCCCCTGATCCGCGAGATCCTTGGGCTCCGCCGCGAGAAGGCCCAGCTCCTGGGCTTCAGGGACTTCGCCGACTACGTGCTGCAGGACCGCATGGCGGGCAGCGGCACCCGAGCCCTGGCCTTCGAACGCGACCTGGACGCCCGCACCCGCCCCGCCTTCGAACGCGAGAACGACGAACTGCGCGCCTTCCACCGCGAGCAGGTCGGTGCCGAAGCCCCCGAACTGGAAGCGTGGGACGTCTCGTACTGGGCCGAGAAGCAGCGGCAGGCCAAGTACGACTTCGACGAGGAAGCCCTGCGCCCCTACTTCCCCATGAACGGCGTCCTGGCGGGCCTGTTCGAGATCACCCGCCACGTGTTCGGTATCACCGTCGCCCAGAGTGAGGCGCCCGGTTGGCACCCCGAGGTGCGCTACTACACCATCCACGACGAGGCCGGCACGCACGTCGCGAGCTTCTACACCGACTGGTTCCCCCGCGACAGCAAACGCGCCGGGGCGTGGATGAACGCCTTCATCACCGGCGGCCCCCGCGAGCACGGCGTCGAGCCGCACCTGGGCCTGATGTGCGGCAACATGACCCCCCCCGACGGCGACACCCCCGCCCTGCTGTCCATCCGTGAAGTCGAGACCGTCTTCCACGAGTTCGGGCACCTGCTGCACCACGCCCTGAGCCGCGTGGAGGTCCGCAGCCTGAGCGGCACCAGCGTCCCGTGGGACTTCGTGGAACTGCCCAGCCAGATCATGGAGAACTGGGTCATGGAACGCGGCGCGCTCGACCTGTTCGCCCGCCACTACCAGACCGGCGAGACCATCCCCGAGGACCTGTTTGGCCGCATGATCGCCGCGCGCAACTACCGCGCCGCGAACGCCGCCATGCGCCAGTACTCCTTCGGCCTGACCGACCTGAGCCTGCACGTCGAATTCGACCCCGAAGGCGACGCGGACCACGTCACGTACGCCCGCGACCTGATGGCCACCTTCAACCCCACCCCGCTGCCCGAGCACTACGCGATGATCGCCGCGTTCAACCACCTGTTCAGCAGCCCCGTCGGCTACGGCGCCGGCTACTACAGCTACAAGTGGGCCGAGGTGCTCGACGCCGACGCGTTCAGCCGTTTCGCGCAGGAAGGCATCTTCAACCGCGACACGGGCCGCGCCTTCGTGGACAGCGTCCTGAGCCGCGGCAACAGCGCCGACCCCGCCGAGCTGTACCGCGAGTTCATGGGCCGCGACCCCGACGCGGACGCCCTGCTGCGCCGCAGCGGCCTGCTGGAGTAA
- the queA gene encoding tRNA preQ1(34) S-adenosylmethionine ribosyltransferase-isomerase QueA, translating into MTDATPHAGADAVLHRLNFHLPEDRVAQTGAEPRDASRLMIVGEAIEHRVFRDLPDELRAGDLLVFNQSKVIPARVMARKPVDAHGHGGGSVEVMLLRAEERPELGRHVWSAYLKPARRAGFELWLGGLEHEGGHRAQIVGELEDGARLLRFDHDILPHLDDIGRLPLPPYIDAGDSDETWRDRYQTVYAREPGSVAAPTAGLHFTPDLLARLAGLGVQTAHVTLHVGAGTFRPISGSVADHVMHAERWHVTPDTAQAINAARAEGRRIIAVGTTTVRTLESAWDGTQVQPGEGDTQIFITPGRPVNVPDLLITNLHLPGSTLLLLVAAFAGEDRIRAAYDAALNGDYRFYSLGDAMLLTNQAVGRGL; encoded by the coding sequence GTGACCGACGCCACGCCGCACGCCGGGGCGGACGCCGTCCTGCACCGCCTGAACTTCCATCTGCCCGAGGACCGCGTCGCGCAGACGGGTGCGGAACCCCGTGACGCCTCACGGTTGATGATCGTGGGCGAAGCGATCGAGCACCGCGTGTTCCGCGACCTGCCAGACGAGCTGCGCGCGGGTGACCTGCTGGTGTTCAACCAGAGCAAGGTCATCCCCGCGCGCGTCATGGCCCGCAAACCCGTGGACGCCCACGGGCACGGTGGCGGCAGCGTGGAGGTCATGCTGCTGCGCGCCGAGGAGCGCCCCGAACTGGGCCGACACGTCTGGAGCGCGTACCTGAAACCCGCCCGCCGCGCCGGGTTTGAGCTGTGGCTGGGCGGCCTGGAGCACGAGGGCGGGCACCGCGCCCAGATCGTCGGGGAACTGGAGGACGGCGCGCGCCTGCTGCGCTTCGACCACGACATCCTGCCGCACCTGGACGACATCGGCCGCCTGCCCCTCCCGCCGTACATCGACGCGGGCGACAGTGACGAGACGTGGCGCGACCGCTACCAGACCGTGTACGCCCGCGAACCCGGCAGCGTCGCCGCGCCCACCGCCGGACTGCACTTCACGCCCGACCTGCTGGCCCGGCTGGCCGGACTGGGCGTGCAGACCGCGCACGTCACCCTGCACGTCGGCGCCGGAACGTTCCGGCCCATCAGCGGCAGCGTCGCCGACCACGTCATGCACGCCGAACGCTGGCACGTCACCCCCGACACCGCGCAGGCCATCAACGCCGCCCGCGCCGAAGGCCGCCGCATCATCGCCGTTGGGACGACCACCGTCCGCACGCTGGAAAGCGCCTGGGACGGCACGCAGGTCCAGCCCGGCGAGGGCGACACGCAGATCTTCATCACGCCCGGCCGTCCGGTCAACGTGCCGGACCTGCTCATCACGAACCTGCACCTGCCGGGCAGTACCCTCCTCCTGCTCGTCGCCGCGTTCGCCGGAGAGGACCGCATCCGCGCCGCGTACGACGCCGCCCTGAACGGCGACTACCGCTTCTACTCGCTGGGCGACGCGATGCTGCTCACGAATCAGGCTGTGGGTCGTGGGTTGTAG